Within the Rhea pennata isolate bPtePen1 chromosome 19, bPtePen1.pri, whole genome shotgun sequence genome, the region CAAAGCTCCCAGTTAGGGAGCAAATAGAAGGTAGTTTTGTGCAGCCAATGGACTTGTCAGAACAGCAGGCTTATCTCTTTTCACTCAATGATTGCTATGCCTTAGGTGTGCAAGGCCTCTCCCAGGCATTCCTTGTATTCCCATGGCCAATGTCCATGCTCTAACATGCATGGGTACACCAAATATGGCTGGTGTCtcctttctctgtttaaatGTAATTCCATTTTTTGATATAtccaaaataaatgcatcatAAGATTTAATTTCCTTCTCCCAAAGcactgccttatttttttttcctgacagtaGTTCAGTAGATTCCCCTTGTTAGCTGTTTGCAGCCTTCCCCACAGTCCCCATGTACTTggcctcctccagctcctccgtGCGCTGAATGGCGTCTGTCTCATATTTGGTTCTCCACTGGGCCACTTCACTGTTGGCCTTGGACAAGGCACGCTGCAGCTCACCCTTggcttcctgctcctcttcaTATTGCTCCCGGAGCAAGTCACAGTCATGGCGAGCAGATTGCAAGGCATGGGCCAGGGCGTTCTTGGCCTGGGAGGACAGGTGAATTGGAACAAGGAGTAGGTACATCCTAGGAAATCTCTGGCAGTGTATGCATTTAACAATGGAATGTCACCACTGGGAAGGTTCAAGTACAGTGAATGACTAATTTAAAGCTGGAGGGCACAATTCACTACATACTCTCCCTGCAACAATGATAATTGACTCTCAGTATGATTTGTGCTAAATAGACTGTGTGAAATTGAGTATCCTTTCAGTTGCAAGCTGTAGGAAAGTCATCacctttatttcttcctctagATGTCTCTTCAGTTCCTCAATCTGTTGGGTAAATGCCTGCTTTCCTCTAGACAGTTGAGAAATCAGAGTGTCTTTCTCCTCCACCTGCCGTGAATATTCACCTGGGAAAgtatatagaaaagaaatgtgttaaTTGTCATTTAGGAccagaattaaattttttttggaTGCTATCCCCATTCCTCATCAGAGATGCTCTCTTACCAGCTTCTGTCTGTAAACGAGCTCTTTGAGCATTGAGGTCATTGATCATACGCTGATGCTCCTCTTCCTTTGTCTTAATCTCACTCAGCTGGTCTTCCAGAGTACGGCACATCTTCTCTAAATTTCCCTACATgtataataagaaaaatgaaagagtacTAATACGGGGACTTTTCCTTATCAGCAGGATTCTCATAAGAAAAACTGTGGCTATAAGGTACACACTACATCCTGCTTGTTGGGCTTACATGCTTAGAAATAGAGTTCGATGAACTAGATTTAGGGACGCAGTTGTATACTGTAAcctgattatattttaaaaagatatgataaaacattttcttttcaaattaatttgaattagTATTTTTGTACCTTAGCTTTGGAGACAGACTCCATGTTACTGGTCAAGTCGTCAATCTCCATCTTCAGCTcactcttctccttctccagcttctgcttGACGCGCTGAAGGCTGTCTATTTGCTCCCCAAGCTCAGCTGTGCTGTCCGCATGCTTCTTCcgcagggcagcagctgtggcTTCATGCTGCAGAGTGGCCTCCTCCAGGTCCCGACGCATCTTCTGAAATTCTGCCTCACGCTTCTTGTTCACCTCAATCTGAGCTGCTGTAGCTCCCCCTGCTTCTTCCAGGCGCTCACTGatctcctccagctccctggAGAGGTCAGCCCGATGCTTCTCTGCTTTGGCCCGAGAGGTCCGCTCGGCCTCAATTTCCTCCTCCAGTTCCTCAATTCGGGCCTGGAGAACATTAGGCACCATTCACACCCATGCCCTGCCCCTGCCTGACCTCTGATGGTGTGAGAGAAGGCAAGGAACAAAGACTTGCCTGCAGCTCCTTGATCTTCTTCTGTAATTGCATGCCCAGGGCTTGCTCATCCTCAATTTTGCTCTGGATCTGGCTGatttcaaaatctttcctttGCACAAAGCAAACCGTGTTAGTGCCCAGCGAAAAACACAGGCACATTTGCACAACACAAAGGTGCCCCACAGCCACACTTACTTCTTCAGTTTCTCATCCAGCTGCTGCTTATCATTTTCCAAATCCATTATGGTATCGTGAGCCAGCTTCAGGTCTCCCTCGAGTTTCCTCTTGGCTCTCTCAAGGTCCATGCGCAGTTTCTTCTCTTGCTCCAGGGACCCTTCGAGCTAAACAGAACAAGGTCATGAGTGCTCTGCCAGCCAGGTCTACCTAAACAACTGTCCTGTTCTTGCTGAGTGTATATTTGGGCTTACATCGTCCACTTGCTGCTCCAGCTTGGTTTTGGCTTTGGTCAGCGTATTGACTTTGtcctcttctgcctgcaggTCATCCAGAGTCTGCTGGTGGGCCTCTTGGAgggctttcttctcttttgtcagCTTGGCAATGTTCTCGTCCAGGGCCGCCATCTCCTCAGTGAGGTTTTTGACCTGTGAGAAAAAGGGAGCAGGGGGTAATTAAAGGAAGTAGCTACAAACGTGCTGTACCAGCACAGCACTGATTTCTGGAGCGAGAGTGATGGGTTCTCTGCTATACCTTGTTTTCGGTggcatgtttttccttctcaacTTTGGCCAGCGTTAACTCCAGGTCATCAATatctttcttcagctctgaGCATTCGTCCTCCAGTTTTCTCTTCTTGGCTGTCAGCTCAGCATTGATTTCCTCCTCGTCCTCGGCCCTTTCGGTCACCTCCTTAACTTTGGCTTCGAGTTGGATTTTGGTTTTGATCAGCTGGTCACATCTTTCCTCTGCATCAGCTAATGCATCAGCTTCCTGTTGGATAAATGTAGTTTTGCttgaaaaattacagatttagCGGTGaatataaaatgatattttatgctgaaagaataaatgtggAACAGTAAGACCCTTGGGATTTATTTTCGGGAAATGATTATTGCACAACCTCATTACAAATTCACTAGGagttttcattcagttttattttttgaactttttgCATCATCAGATACTGGATTTAGTGccattatttttcactttgtttatctaagttttattattttttttttgaatgtagtTGATActgttcatttgaaaatgacTGTATTTTAATCATGtgccattttcaaaattatttggtGTTTTCTGTAAGGTGAATTATCTTGCTTTGGTCATCCATCattgagaaaatatatttgaaatttaatGGGGGATTTTCTAATGTGTTACACGTGGCTTTCTTTGTAGATACTGAGAATGCAACTGAGTTTTACATCTGTAAATGAGCGTGCCTGTGTGAGATTTGGATATCTGAACTTCCATTAGTCAGTGGATACCTAGTCAATACagtcattttcaaaattcaccTAACCCTGAACAGACACTTAGAGCTCAAGAGCATTGCGTAAATGTTGCTGATACTTTTGAAATGCCAAATGGCATTGGAGACATACACACAGGGCCAGCACCTGTTTCATGGGACATATTGGGCCTCTGTGCTCTCCTGGATTAGTAGCTGCAGGAGAACAAGTGAGATACTCTGCATCATAAGAAATGGCAGCAGGCTTTTTATGTAGGCAACTGAATTAAGATAGGATGGTCAGCTGAATCAGTGCCCACAGTTCATAAACTGTATTTACTTTGCAATGACTGTAATGGTACCCTATACTATAAGCTCACATAGACGCATGTACCTGTAGGCACTAAGAGTAAGACTTAAAAGTCGTTCTCAAGCTGGAACCCACTTTGCAATGGTGACACTGAGGGCCCAAAGCAGGGGGCCTGAATTTTACCTTTAGTCACCTTTAATTCAGCTTAGAATATTTTGTAAGGCAGATTAGGGTGCAGTTTGAGACTTCTAAGAAAAGTTAGATCTTATTCactcattttcttctataaaaaaataaactcatgATACTCACAGCTTGCACTTGGAGCTGCAAgtcatttttctcctgcatcAGCTTTACCattttctcctccagctccttcctctttgcctcaGACTTTGCAAGCTCTTCCTTCGTCTTCTCAAATTCTTCCTTCATGGTGGCCATTTCCTTCTCAGATTCTGCACTTTTCAGTAAGGGTTTGATCTTGAAGAACAGCTTCATCCATGGCCAGTGCTTGACATTCATGAATGCACGAACATTGTACTGAATGCAGAAGATGGATTCCCTGAATGCAATTAAgataaacattaaatattttgggtTTGAATGGTGTAGACATTTTCTCCAAATTCCAGTGATTATTTGTATCTGAAATGTCTACCTCCTCTCCACCATTCTCTGGTACTCCACTCTCATCAGAAAGCCCCTGCATCTGGCCTGTGTACGAGTGATGAGCTGTGCCAGCTTGTCATCTCTCATCTCCTCCAGGAGTCCCAGCAGCCCCGCTTTGAAGAACACCTAGAGAAAGGGAGCATTGCAGCATATCACTGTCAGGTTGTGCAAAGCACAGACACACACTACATGAGTCAAGGAGTGTTTGTACTTTGGTGTGACCAAATTTGTACTGGGTGTGGTCCACATCAATGGAGCCAAGGAGCTTCTCAGAAGCTTTCTTGCTGTCAATGAACTGTCCCTCTGGGATAGCACTTGCATTAAGCACCTTGTACctgtgaaaagagaaggaggaagaaaaggttgTTCTTCCTAACCAGTGCATGGTGGCTACTGTCTATTCTTTGCCATAGAGCCCAGCCTGACTGAACCTAGAAGGTACTTAACATTGGTTATAATGCTGCCAAAATGTGGAGACCTCTTACCTCTGTTTAAAATCAGCATAGAGGACTCTGCTGGGGAATCCTTTCCTGCAGATTCTGATCCCTTCCAGCACACCATTACAACGCAGTTGGTGCAGCACTAGTTCATGCTCCATGGCACCTAACATTTGAGAACACAAATGAAACCCATGGGTTCCAGGGCAGAGGCCAACAGCTGTATTGCATCTCTTTCTGCATGAGCTTCTTACCaggtgtttttgtttcatttgggaTGATGCAACGGACAAAATGGGGGTGAGTGCTCCGTAGGTTGGTCATCAGCTTGTTTAAGTTCTCCTGTGGAATCATGTGTAGCAGTTCAGattacaaattttatttctgcacacTCAGCCTCTAGATGTCAGGATACTAATAAAATGAGTATACACAGATAGAATTTTAGGAGAAAGtagcaaacaaatcaaaaattatatttaaccGAAgattctttgtgtttttttatgtATTCTTATTAAAGTTGAAAATTTTATAGCTTCATATGGAAGTGAAATGCTACCGTACCAACATTTTAGCATAATCTAAATTACTTACATAATTATTTACATTATGTCccagcttctgaaaaaaaagtcacatggAACAAGtgttcttttgaaagaaattcaggGGATTAGGTAAAGAATGGTTGATATGATATCCTCTGCTCATTTCATCCTTCTTACTGATTCACAATAAAACCAAAGTCAGGAGAATAATGAGAGTTCAGATAGCTCAGATTCTCAATCATGTTCATGGCACTTTAGAGATACTGAAATTCATACTGTACCCGGAAGAGAGCTGAGACTGTCTGGAAAGAAGAACCCTTCTTCTTACCACCCTTcttaccaccaccaccaccaccactagcctctgtaaaaagaaaaaaaatagtgttatcttttttggttcattttttatattatgaATTTGGGAACGTATGAATTTTAGAAAACTAGCCTGCTTCTGCTCCTCCATAGGTGGCAAAGAGTAAGGCAAGTGTCTTCACAGATGATTTCTGGTACAGCCCAATGACAGTTTCATTCAGGGGGTCCTTGTTCTTCTCAAGCCAGCCAGTGATGTTGTAGTCTACTGTGCCAGCATAGTGCACCAGAGAGAAGTGGGCCTCAGCCTTGCCTTTGGCAGGCTTGGGCTTCTGGAAGTTGTTGGATTTGCCCAGATGCTGGTCATAGAGCTTGTTCTTGAAAGAGGTGTCAGTTGCCTTGGGGAACATGCACTCCTCTTCCAGAATGGAGAAGATGCCCATAGGCTGGAATATATTACAGTACAGTAGAGAAATGGTGCCTCTAAGATAATACATTGACCACTTGATCAGAACGGGAATATAGTAAAAGATAGGAAGCTGAGAAACAAAGCTGCAGCTTTGTTCTGAAGAACATTTCCTTCTAAAAAAGTGAGTTGTAAGGAGATAAGATTCTTTGACTATAACTTCAGTGCTGtgattcagacttttttttttttaagctaaaagttacattaaaaaatcagGGAGAAAAACTGtgattgtattttaatatatctttcACAAAGGTGGTCATTGTATATTTACTACAATTTAGTACTTTTAATCAGATCCCTAAATTCTACTGCACTACACAAAGTCTCTTTCACTATCTTGCATTCAAAGGACAGGCACAGACTATATTGGCCTAtagttattttaatatgaaccatcttaagaaaatatgtttgttttatattggGAACTCATGaatgtttctgagaaaaatgttcttcagtAAAACAGGCTCAAATATCTTTCATACAGATGTATTTTTTGAGGAATCTTTTCCATAGTTATTAGTGGACTTATAATACATGTAATGTGTGGACTGTAATAAACAGCAATGAGTTCCTGGAAATATAGGACATTTTGAATTAGAAATTTACCTTCTCAATGAGCTCAATACAGGCAGCCAGGTCCATTCCAAAGTCAATGAATGTCCATTCGATTCCTTCCTTCTTGTACTCCTCCTGCTCTAGCACGAACATGTGGTGGTTGAAGAACTGTTGCAGTTTCTCGTTCGTGAAGTTgatgcagagctgctccaggCTGTTAAACTTCCCAATGCAGAAAGAGAGACATCCATTGTCAACATGCACAGTTGCATCATGAGTTTTCTTGATCATTATTAATCTTCTATAGAACTTCCTACTTTAAAACAATAGTATTATCAGGACTGCACCATAGCAGGGCCTATATGCAGCTCCCCAATGAAGTGCCTGcctgaaagaagaagaaaattttcccAGAGAAGATATTCCCAGTGAATTTCCTAAAGTTCATCGGATACTTTGATGTTTCTTTGTTCAGCTAACATGATGACTTGGTGCCCTgaccttcattttcatttgacCTACTTGTCCTCCCTGATCAAGCATTTATTCACTTATTTCTTGTTCCATTAAACAATTTCCATATCTTCAAACtgttatgtatttttcattcgGTGCCCAAGTCCCAGTTAAAATACAAGAGCTCTTATACCAGCtgattgtaattattttttaatataaatatcaTTAAGTTCAAATATTACAGCATGCAAAATTGTAATAGATActtttacacagaaaaacataACTTTATCTTTGTGCTAATGAGGCCTCCGAGGGTTTTGCTCTGTGctatagaagaaaattaaggatttctttttccagaaaattgcAAATGATTAATTGTTctatcttcagaaaaatatcatttggtAGTCCtctgatattttaatttccctttccAAGAGCTACTCTGAAACACATATTCCTTACATCAAAGATCTCAAAGCCAGCAATGTCCAGGACACCAATGAAGTACTGTCTGGGTTGTTTGGTATCCAGCTGTTGGTTGATACGAACAACCATCCACAAGAACATCTTCTCATAGACGGCTTTTGCCAGGGCACCTACAGCATTGTTcacctaaaaaaaagaaagaagaaaaaaaaaggagtaataaGACAGTAAGGAATACAAGCCATAGGTTCCCAATCACACAAGGGTTTTCTTACCTGCTGCACAGTTTGACCTTTGGTCACATATTCATTCCCAACTTTCACTCGTGGGTAGCACAGGGCCTTGAGCAGGTCAGCTGAGTTCAGACCCATCAGGTAGGCAGCCTTGTCAGCAACTAAATACAGGGACAATGAGATAAAAAAATCAAGGATAAGAATACATGGAGTATATTCAGTGAGCAACTCTTTCCAAAGTAATTTCAACATTGAATGCCTAGTGATGAAATTCTGCTTACCTAATCTTGGAGGAAGTATGgcagcaatgaaaataaaactgatatttgttttgaaaatttttcacAGTAGGACACCtaaatgatatttttgtctttgaaaaactTCACCAAAGTAtctgtaaataaattatttattaaaaattcctCGTGAAAGCTGAAGTTCATCACTTCATTCTGGAGCTAATTGGTATCCAGGCACCAAAACACTAAAATGATAGCAGGAAGATTGCCTGAGTATATTccaaaacatatatttaaatacttggGCTCCCCGTACATTGCTTTGGGAGCAGGCATATCATTGAAAGGCAGGGCTTTCTGAATTTAGAACTGCCACAGCGTGGTTGATAGTGAGTGCTCAGTAGAGATACGTCTCTGAAATTTGCCACTCTGTTGAGAGTTATTGTTATACTCAAAACAAATCATAAGcatattcatagaatcatagaatcagtaaggttggaagggatctctggagatcatctagtccagccaccctgctcaagcagggtcacctagagcatgttagatagggttgcacccaggcggaccttgaatatctccagagagggagactcctcaacctccctgggcaacctcttcccgtgctctgtcactctcacagtgaagaaattccccctcacattcaggccgaacttcctgtggttcaatttctgcccattgcctcttgtcctgtcacatgggacaactgaaaagaggttgtccctgtccccttgacacccttccttcaggtacttatacacattgctaagatccccccctcagtcttctcttctccaggctaaacaggcccagctctcacagccgttcctcataaggcaggtgcttcagccctctgaccatccttgtagccctatgcaggactctctccagtagctccatgtctctcttgtcctggggagcccagaactggacacagtagttGTGtcctagagttgcctgggtcctccttcttgccctttttgaagactggagtgacattggctttcttccagtcctcaggcacctctccagttctccacaacctttcaaagacgATGGCAccaacatccgccagctccctcagtacccatgggtacatcccatccaggcccatggatttgtggatgtctagcctgcccagaagatctctaatcctatcctcctcaaccaaagcaaagtcttcccttctccagactttctccctcacgtccaggctacgggattcttgagggctgcccttagcagtgaagactgaagcaaagaaggcattcagtaattctgccttctctgtatcccttgtcaccagggcccctgccccattcagtagcaggcctacattttccctagtcctcctcttgctgctgatgtagttggagaagcccttcctattgtccttaacatcccttgcaagactcaattccaactgggccttagccttcctcaccgcatctctacatactctgactgcattcctgtaattctcccaagtagcctgtcccctctcccacattctgtgtactttcttaTTCTGTCCGAActtggccaagagctccttgctcacccatgcaggtctcctgtccctttgctgaacttcttactcatagggatgcactgctcttgagcttggaggaaatTATGTTTGAATACTAGACAGCTCTCctagacccccccccccttccttctagggccttaacccatgaaATTCCTCCAATTCGGTCTCcgaagagcccaaagtctgctctcctgaagtccagggttgcaatcctgcttgttgccttacttctttcctgcaggatcctgaactccaccatctccaATATTCATTTATTCTGGATCAAAACCCCAAATCAAGTCCTAAAGTTAACCATCTAAGAGAATTATTTGAAAGAAGTAGGCCAGGTgagtcattttaaaacatcatgCATCACTGCTCACTTTTTATGTAACATTCAGGTGATTGTTGTATTATTCAAAGCTTTGGATAAATGCCCAGGATAGATTTATGGGCACGTGTTCAATTTATACTTCAAATAAGGATTAGGTACTCTTTGAAAAAAAGGGATATTTTGGGTGGCGGTTTTGTGCTGGCTCCACCTAAACTCTCTTTACACATTTCAAGTCTTCTCACCCTTCATCTCCAAAGACAATATTATTACTAAGAGATGAACAGCAGACTTTACTAATACCTTCAGTGCCATctggctctgcctgctcctctcGTTGTTTCTGCTTGAACTTCAAGTTCCCGTAGTGCATGACAGCCCCTGTCAGCTTGTAAATGGCGGTCTTTTCATCAGGAGTGAAGCCCAGGATGTCAATGGCACTCTGCAatagaaatagtaaaataaaagctttgtcTGGAGACATGACAATAGATACAATATACATATGAATGTTACTTACATCTGTAGCCATCAGTTCTTCCTGGTCATTGATGCTGGGAACAGTGATCTCACCTTGACTCACAAAGTGATAGTCATATGGGTTGGTCGTAATTAGGAGCATATCTGAAAGCAAGAAGAGGAATCATGCAGGCTTAATTTAGTCAACCAGGTAATAGTTTGAGCTGGTGCTCAGTGATCTTCTTCCAAAAAAGTTAGTTCCCTACCAATTAGCTCCGGCTTCTTGTTGGACATGATCTGATAAAATATGTGGTAGCTTCTTTCTGCCTTGAGCTGGAAAGTGACTCTGGACTTCTCCAGCAGGTCTaggggaaaaatataattagaaaCATGAATTGGAAAAAGAGAAGGTAGGGAGAAGgcacaaagaaaagcagggaaGGCAGAACAGATGTCTGAGTGAAAAGATATTGGATGGACGGATTGTGAAAAGTTCAGAAAAGTGTCTTACATGTTTCAATGTCAGCAGAAGCCAGTTTTCCTGTGGCACCAAAGTGAATTCTGATGAATTTGccctttaaaggaaaaaaaatgtcttaaaatttCCTCCATAAAAAGTGTATCTGAAATGGCAGGTTTTGCTATTTACTCTACTGGGCAGAAGATTTTATATTAGAGATATTTTCTTAAGAGTCAGATAAATTTCCACCATTAAGATAAAGTCTTAATTTTAATGGggtttaaacacatttttaaccATGAAGATAGCCAGGAGAGCCACAGCTGTATATTTCCTTTATGTTGAATGCACAAATGGAAAGGAATGGGTGGATTTCATTAGGCCATTTATATCTCATTCCATACTCTTCTAACTATATCCTGCATACAGAAAGTATTCATCTGAATGATGTGAGAATATCCATTTAACCAGTTCAGATGCTTAAATCTCTCCTGGTATCTAATAAGCAATTTTACTTCTGCTTAATTAAATATCATACCAAGCAAAGACTGATTTAATGTTCAcgtagctttttctt harbors:
- the LOC134149158 gene encoding myosin heavy chain, skeletal muscle, adult-like isoform X1, with amino-acid sequence MSSDSEMAVFGEAAPYLRKSEKERIEAQNRPFDAKSSVFVVHAKESFVKGTIQSKEGGKVTVKTEAGETLTVKEDQVFSMNPPKYDKIEDMAMMTHLHEPAVLYNLKERYAAWMIYTYSGLFCVTVNPYKWLPVYNPEVVLAYRGKKRQEAPPHIFSISDNAYQFMLTDRENQSILITGESGAGKTVNTKRVIQYFATIAASGDKKKEEQAGKMQGTLEDQIISANPLLEAFGNAKTVRNDNSSRFGKFIRIHFGATGKLASADIETYLLEKSRVTFQLKAERSYHIFYQIMSNKKPELIDMLLITTNPYDYHFVSQGEITVPSINDQEELMATDSAIDILGFTPDEKTAIYKLTGAVMHYGNLKFKQKQREEQAEPDGTEVADKAAYLMGLNSADLLKALCYPRVKVGNEYVTKGQTVQQVNNAVGALAKAVYEKMFLWMVVRINQQLDTKQPRQYFIGVLDIAGFEIFDFNSLEQLCINFTNEKLQQFFNHHMFVLEQEEYKKEGIEWTFIDFGMDLAACIELIEKPMGIFSILEEECMFPKATDTSFKNKLYDQHLGKSNNFQKPKPAKGKAEAHFSLVHYAGTVDYNITGWLEKNKDPLNETVIGLYQKSSVKTLALLFATYGGAEAEASGGGGGGKKGGKKKGSSFQTVSALFRENLNKLMTNLRSTHPHFVRCIIPNETKTPGAMEHELVLHQLRCNGVLEGIRICRKGFPSRVLYADFKQRYKVLNASAIPEGQFIDSKKASEKLLGSIDVDHTQYKFGHTKVFFKAGLLGLLEEMRDDKLAQLITRTQARCRGFLMRVEYQRMVERRESIFCIQYNVRAFMNVKHWPWMKLFFKIKPLLKSAESEKEMATMKEEFEKTKEELAKSEAKRKELEEKMVKLMQEKNDLQLQVQAEADALADAEERCDQLIKTKIQLEAKVKEVTERAEDEEEINAELTAKKRKLEDECSELKKDIDDLELTLAKVEKEKHATENKVKNLTEEMAALDENIAKLTKEKKALQEAHQQTLDDLQAEEDKVNTLTKAKTKLEQQVDDLEGSLEQEKKLRMDLERAKRKLEGDLKLAHDTIMDLENDKQQLDEKLKKKDFEISQIQSKIEDEQALGMQLQKKIKELQARIEELEEEIEAERTSRAKAEKHRADLSRELEEISERLEEAGGATAAQIEVNKKREAEFQKMRRDLEEATLQHEATAAALRKKHADSTAELGEQIDSLQRVKQKLEKEKSELKMEIDDLTSNMESVSKAKGNLEKMCRTLEDQLSEIKTKEEEHQRMINDLNAQRARLQTEAGEYSRQVEEKDTLISQLSRGKQAFTQQIEELKRHLEEEIKAKNALAHALQSARHDCDLLREQYEEEQEAKGELQRALSKANSEVAQWRTKYETDAIQRTEELEEAKKKLAQRLQEAEEHVEAVNAKCASLEKTKQRLQNEVEDLMIDVERSNAACAALDKKQKNFDKILAEWKQKYEETQAELEASQKESRSLSTELFKMKNAYEESLDHLETLKRENKNLQQEISDLTEQIAEGGKAIHELEKVKKQIEQEKSEIQAALEEAEASLEHEEGKILRLQLELNQIKSEIDRKIAEKDEEIEQLKRNHLRVVESMQSTLDAEIRSRNEALRLKKKMEGDLNEMEIQLSHANRVAAEAQKNLRNTQGVLKDTQIHLDDALRTQEDLKEQVAMVERRANLLQAEIEELRAALEQTERSRKVAEQELMDASERVQLLHTQNTSLINTKKKLETDISQIQSEMEETVQEARNAEEKAKKAITDAAMMAEELKKEQDTSAHLERMKKNLDQTVKDLQHRLDEAEQLALKGGKKQIQKLEARVRELEGEVDSEQKRSAEAVKGVRKYERRVKELTYQSEEDRKNILRLQDLVDKLQMKVKSYKRQAEEAEELSNVNLSKFRKIQHELEEAEERADIAESQVNKLRAKSREFHSKKIEEEE
- the LOC134149158 gene encoding myosin heavy chain, skeletal muscle, adult-like isoform X2, encoding MSSDSEMAVFGEAAPYLRKSEKERIEAQNRPFDAKSSVFVVHAKESFVKGTIQSKEGGKVTVKTEAGETLTVKEDQVFSMNPPKYDKIEDMAMMTHLHEPAVLYNLKERYAAWMIYTYSGLFCVTVNPYKWLPVYNPEVVLAYRGKKRQEAPPHIFSISDNAYQFMLTDRENQSILITGESGAGKTVNTKRVIQYFATIAASGDKKKEEQAGKMQGTLEDQIISANPLLEAFGNAKTVRNDNSSRFGKFIRIHFGATGKLASADIETYLLEKSRVTFQLKAERSYHIFYQIMSNKKPELIDMLLITTNPYDYHFVSQGEITVPSINDQEELMATDSAIDILGFTPDEKTAIYKLTGAVMHYGNLKFKQKQREEQAEPDGTEVADKAAYLMGLNSADLLKALCYPRVKVGNEYVTKGQTVQQVNNAVGALAKAVYEKMFLWMVVRINQQLDTKQPRQYFIGVLDIAGFEIFDFNSLEQLCINFTNEKLQQFFNHHMFVLEQEEYKKEGIEWTFIDFGMDLAACIELIEKPMGIFSILEEECMFPKATDTSFKNKLYDQHLGKSNNFQKPKPAKGKAEAHFSLVHYAGTVDYNITGWLEKNKDPLNETVIGLYQKSSVKTLALLFATYGGAEAGYGGGGGGKKGGKKKGSSFQTVSALFRENLNKLMTNLRSTHPHFVRCIIPNETKTPGAMEHELVLHQLRCNGVLEGIRICRKGFPSRVLYADFKQRYKVLNASAIPEGQFIDSKKASEKLLGSIDVDHTQYKFGHTKVFFKAGLLGLLEEMRDDKLAQLITRTQARCRGFLMRVEYQRMVERRESIFCIQYNVRAFMNVKHWPWMKLFFKIKPLLKSAESEKEMATMKEEFEKTKEELAKSEAKRKELEEKMVKLMQEKNDLQLQVQAEADALADAEERCDQLIKTKIQLEAKVKEVTERAEDEEEINAELTAKKRKLEDECSELKKDIDDLELTLAKVEKEKHATENKVKNLTEEMAALDENIAKLTKEKKALQEAHQQTLDDLQAEEDKVNTLTKAKTKLEQQVDDLEGSLEQEKKLRMDLERAKRKLEGDLKLAHDTIMDLENDKQQLDEKLKKKDFEISQIQSKIEDEQALGMQLQKKIKELQARIEELEEEIEAERTSRAKAEKHRADLSRELEEISERLEEAGGATAAQIEVNKKREAEFQKMRRDLEEATLQHEATAAALRKKHADSTAELGEQIDSLQRVKQKLEKEKSELKMEIDDLTSNMESVSKAKGNLEKMCRTLEDQLSEIKTKEEEHQRMINDLNAQRARLQTEAGEYSRQVEEKDTLISQLSRGKQAFTQQIEELKRHLEEEIKAKNALAHALQSARHDCDLLREQYEEEQEAKGELQRALSKANSEVAQWRTKYETDAIQRTEELEEAKKKLAQRLQEAEEHVEAVNAKCASLEKTKQRLQNEVEDLMIDVERSNAACAALDKKQKNFDKILAEWKQKYEETQAELEASQKESRSLSTELFKMKNAYEESLDHLETLKRENKNLQQEISDLTEQIAEGGKAIHELEKVKKQIEQEKSEIQAALEEAEASLEHEEGKILRLQLELNQIKSEIDRKIAEKDEEIEQLKRNHLRVVESMQSTLDAEIRSRNEALRLKKKMEGDLNEMEIQLSHANRVAAEAQKNLRNTQGVLKDTQIHLDDALRTQEDLKEQVAMVERRANLLQAEIEELRAALEQTERSRKVAEQELMDASERVQLLHTQNTSLINTKKKLETDISQIQSEMEETVQEARNAEEKAKKAITDAAMMAEELKKEQDTSAHLERMKKNLDQTVKDLQHRLDEAEQLALKGGKKQIQKLEARVRELEGEVDSEQKRSAEAVKGVRKYERRVKELTYQSEEDRKNILRLQDLVDKLQMKVKSYKRQAEEAEELSNVNLSKFRKIQHELEEAEERADIAESQVNKLRAKSREFHSKKIEEEE